The DNA region GTGGCGGAGAAATCCCTGCTGCGATCACTCATCTCCGCCTGCACTTCCGTCATCCAGCAGTGTTACGAAGCCGGCGAGGAAGCGGCCGCTCTTTTGGACGAAGCGGAAAAGCTGATCCTGCAGGTATCCGAGCGCCGGCGGTTTGACGGCTTTACCCATGTGAAGCCCATCATTTTGGAAGTGATTGACCAGTTGGACATGCTGGCCAAGCACAAGACCGGCGTCACCGGGATTCCCACCTTTGAGGCCCTGGACCGTTACCTGTCCGGGCTGCACAAGAGCGATTTGATCATCTGCGCCGCCCGGCCCGGCATGGGTAAAACGGCTTTCTGCTTGAACATTGCGCAAAAAGCCGCCATGAAGTCCAACATACCCGTGGCTATTTTCAGCCTGGAAATGTCCAAAGACCAGCTGACCCAGCGATTACTATCCGCCGAGGCCATGGTGGACCAGAGTAAACTCCGCTCCGGTTTCCTGACCCCGGAAGACTGGCAAAGGGTCACTCTGGCGGCCGCCAAGCTGGCGGAGGCACCCATTTACATCGATGACACCCCCGGCATCACCGTCATGGAGATGCGGGCCAAGAGCCGGCGGCTCAAGGTGGAAAAGGACCTGGGACTGGTCATTGTAGACTATCTCCAGCTCATGCAGTCCCACCGGCGCGTGGAAAACCGGCAGCAGGAAATATCCGAAATATCTCGTTCTTTAAAATCCCTGGCCCGGGAGCTGGATGTGCCGGTTTTGGCCCTGTCCCAGCTCAGCCGGGCCGTGGAGCAGTCCCCCAGCAAGCGCCCTGCCCTCAGCCACCTGCGGGAATCCGGTTCTCTGGAACAGGATGCCGATGTGGTGCTCTTCATCCACCGGCCCGATTATTACGATCCGGACAGTGCCATGCGGGGGATTGCGGAGATCATCATCGCTAAGCACCGCCACGGGCCCACCGGTTCGGTGGAG from Clostridia bacterium includes:
- the dnaB gene encoding replicative DNA helicase, with the protein product MSIPLDRVPPQNLEAEQSVLGSMLLAKEAIDEVTDLLSAQDFYRDSHRYIFEAILSLYAKQEPVDLITLAEELKSQGLLEKVGGASYLALLASMVPTAANARYYAQIVAEKSLLRSLISACTSVIQQCYEAGEEAAALLDEAEKLILQVSERRRFDGFTHVKPIILEVIDQLDMLAKHKTGVTGIPTFEALDRYLSGLHKSDLIICAARPGMGKTAFCLNIAQKAAMKSNIPVAIFSLEMSKDQLTQRLLSAEAMVDQSKLRSGFLTPEDWQRVTLAAAKLAEAPIYIDDTPGITVMEMRAKSRRLKVEKDLGLVIVDYLQLMQSHRRVENRQQEISEISRSLKSLARELDVPVLALSQLSRAVEQSPSKRPALSHLRESGSLEQDADVVLFIHRPDYYDPDSAMRGIAEIIIAKHRHGPTGSVELAFAAEYTRFLDLAKE